Proteins from a single region of Pungitius pungitius chromosome 4, fPunPun2.1, whole genome shotgun sequence:
- the spg21 gene encoding maspardin isoform X2, which produces MEEIKVSPDYNWFRSTVPLKKIIVDDDDSKVWSLYDAGPKSIRCPIVLFPPVSGTAEVFFQQVLALTGWGYRVISLQYPVYWDLMEFCDGFRKLLDHLQLDKVHLFGASLGGFLAQKFAECTHKSPRVHSLILCNSFSDTSIFNQTWTANSFWLMPAFMLKKIVLGNFAKGPVDPKMADAIDFMVDRLESLNQRELASRLTLNCQNSYVEPHKIKDVAVTIIDVFDQSALSLEAKEEMYKLYPNARRAHLKTGGNFPYLCRSAEVNLYIQIHLRQFHGTRYAAISPAMVSAEELEVKESQLSGAQDSDNDQ; this is translated from the exons ATCATAGTGGATGATGATGACAGCAAAGTGTGGTCCCTGTATGATGCCGGCCCAAAGAGCATCAGGTGTCCCATCGTCCTGTTCCCACCAGTCAGCGGGACAGCAGAGGTGTTCTTCCAGCAGGTGCTGGCTCTGACGGGATGGGGCTACAGGGTGATCTCG CTGCAGTACCCGGTGTACTGGGATCTCATGGAGTTCTGTGACGGCTTCAGAAAGCTTCTTGATCACCTGCAGTTGGATAAA GTCCATCTGTTTGGAGCATCGTTGGGTGGATTCTTGGCTcagaagtttgcagagtgcacACACAAGTCTCCCCGGGTGCACTCCCTGATACTGTGTAATTCGTTCAGTGATACCTCCATCTTTAACCAGACGTGGACGGCCAACAG tTTCTGGTTGATGCCAGCTTTCATGTTGAAGAAGATTGTTCTGGGGAACTTTGCTAAAGGGCCTGTGGATCCTAAAATGGCAGATGCAATCGACTTCATGGTGGACAGG TTGGAGAGTCTGAACCAAAGAGAGTTAGCATCGAGGCTAACACTCAACTGTCAGAACTCCTACGTGGAGCCgcacaaaataaaagatgttgCTGTAACCATTATAGAT GTGTTTGATCAGAGCGCTCTGTCGCTGGAGGCCAAAGAGGAGATGTATAAACTGTATCCCAACGCCAGGCGAGCTCACCTGAAGACGGGAGGAAACTTCCCCTACCTGTGCAGGAGTGCTGAGGTCAACCTGTACATCCAG aTCCATTTGCGTCAGTTTCACGGGACCCGATACGCCGCCATCAGTCCTGCCATGGTGAGCGCTGAGGAGCTGGAGGTGAAGGAGAGCCAGCTGAGTGGTGCACAGGATTCTGACAACGACCAATGA